From the Pomacea canaliculata isolate SZHN2017 linkage group LG4, ASM307304v1, whole genome shotgun sequence genome, one window contains:
- the LOC112562850 gene encoding carbohydrate sulfotransferase 9-like isoform X2: MMAKRTRRCAGLRSLKRACRLLFWRVCTRRSQQVLAVCIVIGLFLTSIASISVAFTPSGLAERYRALQTQGSMLTADNWLQSVSESRLTMKKERLTVNVAKKTSVRINERNPSWNMKERKPFWNFKERMTTPATTTTTTTTTTTTTEDPLTVAISQAAAMTVGDMEQRLGQLRDKIRRGKFAIKSTQSETNSSVFFHLSDLAAVQLNRSRRLLEVCEKVRNQSRAPSNSEGKPYHQGWGTKNKLWRLVEVYIPQHFLFCPALKVGSTFWRRLLYALQTGRSIASPYDITIKKALETPHQHLSDVAVGLKMRVGDSSMTETLTGDVAVQRFLDVVTKVMFTRQPYSKLLSAYVDKLYSPNPFFWGKIGRHIVRKFRSRPSAKSVACGHDVTFPEFVKYVIESQRSDKGKRDEHFMPVYEQCKPCDIPYDIIGKIESFKTDVALVMSEFGFNLSQSTFDSWLQLSEVDAISDSITSPYGWRRHIVKCLSWEEANRRIWRKMQIRGIIDKKEEFPRRNFSHFSYSPSKFTQVVQESWDRFKRRNTSRSAQKTEALTSAYSLVPKEDLELLREYYLLDFDIFGYPSRPDSVFSGRKTWDVFNVSS, translated from the exons GTCTCGCCGAGCGATACCGAGCGCTGCAAACACAAGGCAGCATGCTGACTGCAGACAACTGGCTTCAGTCTGTCTCGGAAAGCAGGCTGACCATGAAGAAAGAACGTCTGACTGTGAACGTCGCGAAGAAAACGTCTGTACGCATCAACGAGAGAAACCCAAGCTGGAACATGAAGGAGAGAAAACCATTTTGGAACTTCAAGGAGAGGATGACGACACCCGCC ACGACCACGACCACGACCACGACCACGACCACGACCACGGAGGACCCACTGACCGTAGCCATCTCCCAAGCGGCCGCCATGACGGTGGGGGACATGGAGCAGCGCCTGGGGCAACTGCGAGACAAG atCAGACGGGGCAAATTCGCTATCAAAAGCACCCAGTCGGAAACGAACAGCTCCGTATTCTTCCACCTCTCTGACCTGGCCGCGGTGCAGCTGAACAGATCTCGCAGGCTTCTCGAGGTCTGCGAGAAAGTTCGAAACCAAAGCCGCGCCCCCTCCAACAGTGAGGGCAAGCCCTACCACCAGGGTTGGGGGACCAAGAACAAGCTGTGGAGGTTGGTGGAGGTGTACATTCCCCAGCACTTCCTCTTCTGTCCCGCTCTCAAAGTCGGCTCCACCTTCTGGCGAAGGTTGCTGTACGCCCTGCAGACCGGGAGGTCCATCGCCTCCCCCTACGACATCACCATCAAAAAGGCTCTCG AGACCCCCCACCAGCACCTGAGTGACGTAGCGGTGGGGCTGAAGATGAGGGTCGGCGACAGCAGCATGACGGAGACCTTGACAGGTGACGTGGCCGTCCAGCGCTTCTTGGATGTGGTTACCAAGGTGATGTTTACTCGCCAACCCTACTCCAAGCTGTTGTCCGCGTACGTGGACAAGCTGTACTCCCCCAACCCCTTCTTCTGGGGCAAGATCGGTCGCCACATTGTCCGCAAGTTCCGGTCACGCCCGAGTGCCAAGAGCGTAGCGTGTGGTCATGACGTCACATTTCCAG AGTTCGTCAAGTACGTCATCGAGAGCCAGCGGAGCGACAAGGGGAAGCGCGACGAACATTTCATGCCAGTCTACGAGCAGTGCAAGCCCTGCGACATTCCCTACGACATTATCGGAAAGATAGAATCCTTCAAGACCGACGTGGCCCTCGTCATGTCCGAGTTCGGCTTCAACCTCAGCCAGTCGACGTTCGACAGCTGGCTACAGCTGTCCGAGGTGGACGCCATCTCCGACTCCATTACCTCCCCGTACGGCTGGCGCCGCCACATCGTCAAGTGCCTGTCGTGGGAGGAGGCCAACAGGAGGATCTGGAGGAAGATGCAGATTCGAGGAATCATCGACAAGAAGGAGGAGTTCCCCCGACGCAACTTCAGCCACTTCTCCTACTCCCCCAGCAAATTCACACAAGTGGTGCAGGAGTCCTGGGACAGGTTCAAAAGGCGCAACACTTCCAGATCGGCGCAGAAGACAGAAGCTCTCACCTCAGCCTACAGCCTCGTCCCTAAGGAGGACCTGGAACTACTCagagaatattatttattgGACTTCGATATTTTTGGTTACCCGTCCCGGCCAGACTCTGTGTTTTCGGGCCGGAAGACGTGGGACGTTTTCAATGTATCCTCCTGA
- the LOC112562850 gene encoding carbohydrate sulfotransferase 9-like isoform X3 — MMAKRTRRCAGLRSLKRACRLLFWRVCTRRSQQVLAVCIVIGLFLTSIASISVAFTPSGLAERYRALQTQGSMLTADNWLQSVSESRLTMKKERLTVNVAKKTSVRINERNPSWNMKERKPFWNFKERMTTPAVSTTTTTTTTTTTEDPLTVAISQAAAMTVGDMEQRLGQLRDKIRRGKFAIKSTQSETNSSVFFHLSDLAAVQLNRSRRLLEVCEKVRNQSRAPSNSEGKPYHQGWGTKNKLWRLVEVYIPQHFLFCPALKVGSTFWRRLLYALQTGRSIASPYDITIKKALETPHQHLSDVAVGLKMRVGDSSMTETLTGDVAVQRFLDVVTKVMFTRQPYSKLLSAYVDKLYSPNPFFWGKIGRHIVRKFRSRPSAKSVACGHDVTFPEFVKYVIESQRSDKGKRDEHFMPVYEQCKPCDIPYDIIGKIESFKTDVALVMSEFGFNLSQSTFDSWLQLSEVDAISDSITSPYGWRRHIVKCLSWEEANRRIWRKMQIRGIIDKKEEFPRRNFSHFSYSPSKFTQVVQESWDRFKRRNTSRSAQKTEALTSAYSLVPKEDLELLREYYLLDFDIFGYPSRPDSVFSGRKTWDVFNVSS, encoded by the exons GTCTCGCCGAGCGATACCGAGCGCTGCAAACACAAGGCAGCATGCTGACTGCAGACAACTGGCTTCAGTCTGTCTCGGAAAGCAGGCTGACCATGAAGAAAGAACGTCTGACTGTGAACGTCGCGAAGAAAACGTCTGTACGCATCAACGAGAGAAACCCAAGCTGGAACATGAAGGAGAGAAAACCATTTTGGAACTTCAAGGAGAGGATGACGACACCCGCCGTTAGT ACGACCACGACCACGACCACGACCACGACCACGGAGGACCCACTGACCGTAGCCATCTCCCAAGCGGCCGCCATGACGGTGGGGGACATGGAGCAGCGCCTGGGGCAACTGCGAGACAAG atCAGACGGGGCAAATTCGCTATCAAAAGCACCCAGTCGGAAACGAACAGCTCCGTATTCTTCCACCTCTCTGACCTGGCCGCGGTGCAGCTGAACAGATCTCGCAGGCTTCTCGAGGTCTGCGAGAAAGTTCGAAACCAAAGCCGCGCCCCCTCCAACAGTGAGGGCAAGCCCTACCACCAGGGTTGGGGGACCAAGAACAAGCTGTGGAGGTTGGTGGAGGTGTACATTCCCCAGCACTTCCTCTTCTGTCCCGCTCTCAAAGTCGGCTCCACCTTCTGGCGAAGGTTGCTGTACGCCCTGCAGACCGGGAGGTCCATCGCCTCCCCCTACGACATCACCATCAAAAAGGCTCTCG AGACCCCCCACCAGCACCTGAGTGACGTAGCGGTGGGGCTGAAGATGAGGGTCGGCGACAGCAGCATGACGGAGACCTTGACAGGTGACGTGGCCGTCCAGCGCTTCTTGGATGTGGTTACCAAGGTGATGTTTACTCGCCAACCCTACTCCAAGCTGTTGTCCGCGTACGTGGACAAGCTGTACTCCCCCAACCCCTTCTTCTGGGGCAAGATCGGTCGCCACATTGTCCGCAAGTTCCGGTCACGCCCGAGTGCCAAGAGCGTAGCGTGTGGTCATGACGTCACATTTCCAG AGTTCGTCAAGTACGTCATCGAGAGCCAGCGGAGCGACAAGGGGAAGCGCGACGAACATTTCATGCCAGTCTACGAGCAGTGCAAGCCCTGCGACATTCCCTACGACATTATCGGAAAGATAGAATCCTTCAAGACCGACGTGGCCCTCGTCATGTCCGAGTTCGGCTTCAACCTCAGCCAGTCGACGTTCGACAGCTGGCTACAGCTGTCCGAGGTGGACGCCATCTCCGACTCCATTACCTCCCCGTACGGCTGGCGCCGCCACATCGTCAAGTGCCTGTCGTGGGAGGAGGCCAACAGGAGGATCTGGAGGAAGATGCAGATTCGAGGAATCATCGACAAGAAGGAGGAGTTCCCCCGACGCAACTTCAGCCACTTCTCCTACTCCCCCAGCAAATTCACACAAGTGGTGCAGGAGTCCTGGGACAGGTTCAAAAGGCGCAACACTTCCAGATCGGCGCAGAAGACAGAAGCTCTCACCTCAGCCTACAGCCTCGTCCCTAAGGAGGACCTGGAACTACTCagagaatattatttattgGACTTCGATATTTTTGGTTACCCGTCCCGGCCAGACTCTGTGTTTTCGGGCCGGAAGACGTGGGACGTTTTCAATGTATCCTCCTGA
- the LOC112562850 gene encoding carbohydrate sulfotransferase 9-like isoform X4, which translates to MMAKRTRRCAGLRSLKRACRLLFWRVCTRRSQQVLAVCIVIGLFLTSIASISVAFTPSGLAERYRALQTQGSMLTADNWLQSVSESRLTMKKERLTVNVAKKTSVRINERNPSWNMKERKPFWNFKERMTTPAVSTTTTTTTTTEDPLTVAISQAAAMTVGDMEQRLGQLRDKIRRGKFAIKSTQSETNSSVFFHLSDLAAVQLNRSRRLLEVCEKVRNQSRAPSNSEGKPYHQGWGTKNKLWRLVEVYIPQHFLFCPALKVGSTFWRRLLYALQTGRSIASPYDITIKKALETPHQHLSDVAVGLKMRVGDSSMTETLTGDVAVQRFLDVVTKVMFTRQPYSKLLSAYVDKLYSPNPFFWGKIGRHIVRKFRSRPSAKSVACGHDVTFPEFVKYVIESQRSDKGKRDEHFMPVYEQCKPCDIPYDIIGKIESFKTDVALVMSEFGFNLSQSTFDSWLQLSEVDAISDSITSPYGWRRHIVKCLSWEEANRRIWRKMQIRGIIDKKEEFPRRNFSHFSYSPSKFTQVVQESWDRFKRRNTSRSAQKTEALTSAYSLVPKEDLELLREYYLLDFDIFGYPSRPDSVFSGRKTWDVFNVSS; encoded by the exons GTCTCGCCGAGCGATACCGAGCGCTGCAAACACAAGGCAGCATGCTGACTGCAGACAACTGGCTTCAGTCTGTCTCGGAAAGCAGGCTGACCATGAAGAAAGAACGTCTGACTGTGAACGTCGCGAAGAAAACGTCTGTACGCATCAACGAGAGAAACCCAAGCTGGAACATGAAGGAGAGAAAACCATTTTGGAACTTCAAGGAGAGGATGACGACACCCGCCGTTAGT ACGACCACGACCACGACCACGACCACGGAGGACCCACTGACCGTAGCCATCTCCCAAGCGGCCGCCATGACGGTGGGGGACATGGAGCAGCGCCTGGGGCAACTGCGAGACAAG atCAGACGGGGCAAATTCGCTATCAAAAGCACCCAGTCGGAAACGAACAGCTCCGTATTCTTCCACCTCTCTGACCTGGCCGCGGTGCAGCTGAACAGATCTCGCAGGCTTCTCGAGGTCTGCGAGAAAGTTCGAAACCAAAGCCGCGCCCCCTCCAACAGTGAGGGCAAGCCCTACCACCAGGGTTGGGGGACCAAGAACAAGCTGTGGAGGTTGGTGGAGGTGTACATTCCCCAGCACTTCCTCTTCTGTCCCGCTCTCAAAGTCGGCTCCACCTTCTGGCGAAGGTTGCTGTACGCCCTGCAGACCGGGAGGTCCATCGCCTCCCCCTACGACATCACCATCAAAAAGGCTCTCG AGACCCCCCACCAGCACCTGAGTGACGTAGCGGTGGGGCTGAAGATGAGGGTCGGCGACAGCAGCATGACGGAGACCTTGACAGGTGACGTGGCCGTCCAGCGCTTCTTGGATGTGGTTACCAAGGTGATGTTTACTCGCCAACCCTACTCCAAGCTGTTGTCCGCGTACGTGGACAAGCTGTACTCCCCCAACCCCTTCTTCTGGGGCAAGATCGGTCGCCACATTGTCCGCAAGTTCCGGTCACGCCCGAGTGCCAAGAGCGTAGCGTGTGGTCATGACGTCACATTTCCAG AGTTCGTCAAGTACGTCATCGAGAGCCAGCGGAGCGACAAGGGGAAGCGCGACGAACATTTCATGCCAGTCTACGAGCAGTGCAAGCCCTGCGACATTCCCTACGACATTATCGGAAAGATAGAATCCTTCAAGACCGACGTGGCCCTCGTCATGTCCGAGTTCGGCTTCAACCTCAGCCAGTCGACGTTCGACAGCTGGCTACAGCTGTCCGAGGTGGACGCCATCTCCGACTCCATTACCTCCCCGTACGGCTGGCGCCGCCACATCGTCAAGTGCCTGTCGTGGGAGGAGGCCAACAGGAGGATCTGGAGGAAGATGCAGATTCGAGGAATCATCGACAAGAAGGAGGAGTTCCCCCGACGCAACTTCAGCCACTTCTCCTACTCCCCCAGCAAATTCACACAAGTGGTGCAGGAGTCCTGGGACAGGTTCAAAAGGCGCAACACTTCCAGATCGGCGCAGAAGACAGAAGCTCTCACCTCAGCCTACAGCCTCGTCCCTAAGGAGGACCTGGAACTACTCagagaatattatttattgGACTTCGATATTTTTGGTTACCCGTCCCGGCCAGACTCTGTGTTTTCGGGCCGGAAGACGTGGGACGTTTTCAATGTATCCTCCTGA
- the LOC112562850 gene encoding carbohydrate sulfotransferase 9-like isoform X1, with amino-acid sequence MMAKRTRRCAGLRSLKRACRLLFWRVCTRRSQQVLAVCIVIGLFLTSIASISVAFTPSGLAERYRALQTQGSMLTADNWLQSVSESRLTMKKERLTVNVAKKTSVRINERNPSWNMKERKPFWNFKERMTTPAVSTTTTTTTTTTTTTEDPLTVAISQAAAMTVGDMEQRLGQLRDKIRRGKFAIKSTQSETNSSVFFHLSDLAAVQLNRSRRLLEVCEKVRNQSRAPSNSEGKPYHQGWGTKNKLWRLVEVYIPQHFLFCPALKVGSTFWRRLLYALQTGRSIASPYDITIKKALETPHQHLSDVAVGLKMRVGDSSMTETLTGDVAVQRFLDVVTKVMFTRQPYSKLLSAYVDKLYSPNPFFWGKIGRHIVRKFRSRPSAKSVACGHDVTFPEFVKYVIESQRSDKGKRDEHFMPVYEQCKPCDIPYDIIGKIESFKTDVALVMSEFGFNLSQSTFDSWLQLSEVDAISDSITSPYGWRRHIVKCLSWEEANRRIWRKMQIRGIIDKKEEFPRRNFSHFSYSPSKFTQVVQESWDRFKRRNTSRSAQKTEALTSAYSLVPKEDLELLREYYLLDFDIFGYPSRPDSVFSGRKTWDVFNVSS; translated from the exons GTCTCGCCGAGCGATACCGAGCGCTGCAAACACAAGGCAGCATGCTGACTGCAGACAACTGGCTTCAGTCTGTCTCGGAAAGCAGGCTGACCATGAAGAAAGAACGTCTGACTGTGAACGTCGCGAAGAAAACGTCTGTACGCATCAACGAGAGAAACCCAAGCTGGAACATGAAGGAGAGAAAACCATTTTGGAACTTCAAGGAGAGGATGACGACACCCGCCGTTAGT ACGACCACGACCACGACCACGACCACGACCACGACCACGGAGGACCCACTGACCGTAGCCATCTCCCAAGCGGCCGCCATGACGGTGGGGGACATGGAGCAGCGCCTGGGGCAACTGCGAGACAAG atCAGACGGGGCAAATTCGCTATCAAAAGCACCCAGTCGGAAACGAACAGCTCCGTATTCTTCCACCTCTCTGACCTGGCCGCGGTGCAGCTGAACAGATCTCGCAGGCTTCTCGAGGTCTGCGAGAAAGTTCGAAACCAAAGCCGCGCCCCCTCCAACAGTGAGGGCAAGCCCTACCACCAGGGTTGGGGGACCAAGAACAAGCTGTGGAGGTTGGTGGAGGTGTACATTCCCCAGCACTTCCTCTTCTGTCCCGCTCTCAAAGTCGGCTCCACCTTCTGGCGAAGGTTGCTGTACGCCCTGCAGACCGGGAGGTCCATCGCCTCCCCCTACGACATCACCATCAAAAAGGCTCTCG AGACCCCCCACCAGCACCTGAGTGACGTAGCGGTGGGGCTGAAGATGAGGGTCGGCGACAGCAGCATGACGGAGACCTTGACAGGTGACGTGGCCGTCCAGCGCTTCTTGGATGTGGTTACCAAGGTGATGTTTACTCGCCAACCCTACTCCAAGCTGTTGTCCGCGTACGTGGACAAGCTGTACTCCCCCAACCCCTTCTTCTGGGGCAAGATCGGTCGCCACATTGTCCGCAAGTTCCGGTCACGCCCGAGTGCCAAGAGCGTAGCGTGTGGTCATGACGTCACATTTCCAG AGTTCGTCAAGTACGTCATCGAGAGCCAGCGGAGCGACAAGGGGAAGCGCGACGAACATTTCATGCCAGTCTACGAGCAGTGCAAGCCCTGCGACATTCCCTACGACATTATCGGAAAGATAGAATCCTTCAAGACCGACGTGGCCCTCGTCATGTCCGAGTTCGGCTTCAACCTCAGCCAGTCGACGTTCGACAGCTGGCTACAGCTGTCCGAGGTGGACGCCATCTCCGACTCCATTACCTCCCCGTACGGCTGGCGCCGCCACATCGTCAAGTGCCTGTCGTGGGAGGAGGCCAACAGGAGGATCTGGAGGAAGATGCAGATTCGAGGAATCATCGACAAGAAGGAGGAGTTCCCCCGACGCAACTTCAGCCACTTCTCCTACTCCCCCAGCAAATTCACACAAGTGGTGCAGGAGTCCTGGGACAGGTTCAAAAGGCGCAACACTTCCAGATCGGCGCAGAAGACAGAAGCTCTCACCTCAGCCTACAGCCTCGTCCCTAAGGAGGACCTGGAACTACTCagagaatattatttattgGACTTCGATATTTTTGGTTACCCGTCCCGGCCAGACTCTGTGTTTTCGGGCCGGAAGACGTGGGACGTTTTCAATGTATCCTCCTGA